Proteins encoded within one genomic window of Couchioplanes caeruleus:
- a CDS encoding putative bifunctional diguanylate cyclase/phosphodiesterase has translation MGTTDRLLRASGVGALAAVLWFLVNLVHPVGPRALLWLPTVAGAVILVIGLHRTARTETLPEPTRRFWRHLTVAAVFIGIGVASQAVDVLAEEEPRGLQTGPVMLLTCAIGVLIIMFALFRLPLERQSHGEMFRIVLDAGTLMLAAAVFFWHFSTRTALSEGDHKAIYLSLFVTIIALLAVFAVSKFVLSSHAHIDNGALRLLAVAMFVGAVAPMFRGPFESVDPHLFPDMWSTPIVYYFAILAAARQRAAHGGKRRGAPVAPRRRSFSLLPYVAVAAVDGLLVYVTWTDGEDEAVVVGSAVLLTALVVLRQLTAFRDNSRLLARLDHSATHDALTELPNRILFHSRLQRALTAPGDRPVAVALIDLDDFKEVNDTLGHEVGDLLLVGVAKRLEGCVRAEDTVARLGGDEFVVVLDDADPAAADLAADRMMRALQQPVYADGHELPIRASIGIADGRTGDQPSVLLRHADIAMYAAKNLPGTACLHYEPSMSVTGNDLGAELRYAIDNNQLFLLYQPIVSLDDGHIMGAEALVRWAHPVRGTLAPDAFIPVAERTGLIIPLGHWVMRTSFAQLAEWNVVHGDAAPQVLNVNVSARDLREPGFAEHVGELLAEFDLQPERVVLEITETMALEPGPSVINLLRLRAMGVRVSLDDFGTGHSTLTLLHDCPIDEIKLDRSFTQSEVDDRPPVSAAVIHLAQALGLHAVAEGVETADQAEQLLSLGYIAAQGYHFARPMPPARLSELLAAKKSLMPSATPTETVPTA, from the coding sequence GTGGGCACAACTGACCGGCTGCTGCGTGCGTCCGGCGTCGGTGCGCTGGCCGCGGTTCTCTGGTTCCTGGTCAACCTGGTGCACCCGGTCGGCCCGCGGGCGCTGCTCTGGCTGCCGACCGTGGCCGGCGCCGTCATCCTGGTGATCGGCCTGCACCGTACGGCGCGAACCGAGACCCTGCCCGAGCCGACCCGCCGGTTCTGGCGGCATCTGACCGTCGCGGCGGTCTTCATCGGCATCGGCGTGGCGTCCCAGGCCGTCGACGTCCTGGCCGAGGAGGAGCCGCGCGGACTCCAGACGGGCCCCGTCATGCTGCTCACCTGCGCCATCGGCGTACTGATCATCATGTTCGCGCTCTTCCGGCTGCCGCTCGAACGGCAGTCGCACGGCGAGATGTTCCGGATCGTGCTCGACGCCGGCACCCTGATGCTGGCCGCCGCCGTGTTCTTCTGGCACTTCTCCACCCGCACGGCGCTGAGCGAGGGCGACCACAAGGCCATCTACCTGTCCCTGTTCGTCACGATCATCGCGCTGCTCGCCGTGTTCGCGGTGTCCAAGTTCGTCCTGTCCAGCCACGCCCACATCGACAACGGCGCGCTGCGGCTGCTCGCCGTCGCGATGTTCGTGGGCGCTGTCGCGCCGATGTTCCGCGGCCCGTTCGAGTCGGTGGACCCCCATCTGTTCCCGGACATGTGGAGCACGCCGATCGTCTACTACTTCGCCATCCTGGCCGCCGCCCGCCAGCGGGCGGCGCACGGCGGCAAGCGGCGTGGTGCTCCGGTCGCCCCCCGGAGGCGGTCGTTCAGCCTGCTCCCGTACGTGGCGGTCGCCGCCGTCGACGGCCTGCTGGTCTACGTGACCTGGACCGACGGCGAGGACGAGGCCGTGGTGGTCGGTTCCGCGGTCCTGCTCACCGCTCTCGTGGTGCTGCGCCAGCTCACCGCCTTCCGGGACAACAGCCGTCTGCTGGCGCGTCTCGACCACAGCGCGACGCATGACGCTCTCACCGAGCTGCCCAACCGCATCCTGTTCCACTCCCGTCTGCAGCGGGCGCTGACCGCTCCCGGCGACCGGCCGGTGGCGGTGGCGCTGATCGACCTCGACGACTTCAAGGAGGTCAACGACACCCTCGGGCACGAGGTCGGCGACCTGCTGCTGGTCGGGGTGGCGAAGCGGCTGGAGGGCTGCGTCCGGGCCGAGGACACGGTGGCGCGCCTCGGCGGCGACGAGTTCGTCGTGGTGCTCGACGACGCCGACCCGGCCGCCGCCGATCTGGCCGCCGACCGGATGATGCGGGCACTGCAGCAGCCGGTCTACGCCGACGGTCACGAGCTGCCCATCCGGGCCAGCATCGGCATCGCGGACGGGCGCACCGGCGACCAGCCCTCGGTGCTGCTGCGCCACGCCGACATCGCGATGTACGCGGCGAAGAACCTGCCCGGCACGGCCTGCCTGCACTACGAGCCGAGCATGTCGGTGACCGGCAACGACCTCGGCGCGGAGCTGCGCTACGCGATCGACAACAACCAGTTGTTCCTGCTGTACCAGCCGATCGTCTCGCTCGACGACGGCCACATCATGGGCGCCGAGGCGCTGGTGCGCTGGGCCCACCCGGTCCGGGGCACGCTGGCGCCGGACGCCTTCATCCCGGTCGCCGAGCGCACCGGCCTGATCATCCCGCTGGGGCACTGGGTCATGCGGACGTCCTTCGCCCAGCTCGCCGAGTGGAACGTCGTGCACGGCGACGCCGCCCCGCAGGTGCTCAACGTCAACGTGTCCGCCCGTGACCTGCGCGAGCCCGGCTTCGCGGAGCACGTGGGCGAGCTGCTCGCCGAGTTCGACCTGCAGCCGGAACGCGTGGTCCTGGAGATCACCGAGACGATGGCGCTGGAGCCGGGTCCGTCGGTGATCAACCTGCTCCGGCTGCGGGCCATGGGCGTGCGCGTCTCGCTGGACGACTTCGGCACCGGCCACTCGACGCTGACGCTGCTGCACGACTGCCCGATCGACGAGATCAAGCTGGACCGCTCGTTCACCCAGTCGGAGGTCGACGACCGCCCGCCCGTGTCGGCGGCCGTGATCCACCTGGCGCAGGCGCTCGGCCTGCACGCGGTGGCGGAGGGTGTCGAGACGGCGGACCAGGCGGAGCAGCTTCTGTCGCTGGGCTACATCGCGGCGCAGGGCTACCACTTCGCCCGGCCGATGCCGCCGGCCCGCCTCAGCGAGCTGCTCGCGGCCAAGAAGTCCCTCATGCCCTCGGCGACGCCGACGGAAACCGTGCCGACGGCGTGA
- a CDS encoding glycosyltransferase family 2 protein, whose amino-acid sequence MIGVDTVLLSVVVPVYRVEGYLYQCLESIRAGLSPQEAASVEVIAVDDASPDGCGGMLDAYAARHGDLRVVHLSQNVGLGLARNAGLAEARGTYVWFVDSDDRLPAGSVRAVLDRLRSERPDVLLIDHLRVHEDGRLEPDASSGALRDPRLISLIKLQHTAWNRIVRRGLLDEAGLRFLPGWYEDVSFSNAVLIAAERIAVLDRVCYHYRIGRLGAITATRSERHFEVFDQYDRMMSWVSARPCEPWLRHRLFTLMVDHLLVVAGNDGRLHPGQRRAFFRRLVAYYRRYLPEGYPGHPGLKHRLVRLGSYPLYAALRQAYRIGKREPEPSLVVSPAPAPAPAPVPQGAPC is encoded by the coding sequence GTGATCGGCGTGGATACCGTGCTGTTGTCGGTGGTCGTGCCGGTGTACCGGGTCGAGGGCTATCTCTACCAGTGTCTCGAGTCGATCCGCGCCGGCCTGAGCCCGCAGGAGGCGGCGTCGGTTGAGGTCATCGCGGTCGACGACGCGTCCCCGGACGGCTGTGGCGGGATGCTGGACGCGTACGCGGCCCGTCACGGCGACCTGCGGGTGGTGCATCTGAGCCAGAACGTGGGCCTGGGACTCGCCCGGAACGCGGGCCTGGCCGAGGCGCGGGGCACGTACGTGTGGTTCGTCGACAGCGACGACCGGCTCCCGGCCGGCTCGGTGCGCGCGGTGCTCGACCGGCTGCGCTCGGAACGGCCCGACGTCCTGCTGATCGACCACCTCCGGGTGCACGAGGACGGCCGGCTGGAGCCCGACGCGAGCAGTGGTGCGCTGCGCGACCCCCGCCTCATCAGCCTCATCAAGCTCCAGCACACCGCGTGGAACCGGATCGTGCGCCGCGGCCTGCTCGACGAGGCCGGGCTGCGCTTCCTGCCCGGATGGTACGAGGATGTCTCGTTCAGCAATGCCGTGCTGATCGCGGCGGAGCGGATCGCGGTCCTCGACCGGGTCTGCTACCACTACCGGATCGGCCGCCTCGGTGCGATCACCGCGACCCGCAGCGAACGCCACTTCGAGGTCTTCGACCAGTACGACCGGATGATGTCCTGGGTCTCGGCCCGCCCCTGCGAGCCGTGGCTGCGCCACCGACTGTTCACGCTGATGGTCGACCACCTGCTGGTGGTCGCGGGCAACGACGGCCGCCTTCACCCCGGACAGCGGCGCGCCTTCTTCCGGCGGCTGGTCGCGTACTACCGCCGTTACCTGCCGGAGGGCTATCCAGGGCACCCCGGGCTCAAGCACCGGCTGGTCCGCCTCGGAAGCTATCCGCTGTACGCCGCGCTCCGGCAGGCGTACCGGATCGGCAAGCGCGAGCCTGAGCCGTCGCTCGTGGTCTCCCCGGCGCCGGCGCCGGCGCCGGCGCCGGTGCCGCAGGGTGCTCCGTGCTGA
- a CDS encoding CsbD family protein → MGTDDKIDNKAEELGGKVKEGVGKATDDERLEAEGKADQTTSKLKQAGEDIKDAFKS, encoded by the coding sequence ATGGGCACCGACGACAAGATCGACAACAAGGCCGAGGAGCTTGGCGGCAAGGTCAAGGAGGGCGTCGGCAAGGCGACCGACGACGAGCGCCTCGAGGCCGAGGGCAAGGCCGACCAGACCACCTCGAAGTTGAAGCAGGCCGGCGAGGACATCAAGGACGCCTTCAAGAGCTGA
- a CDS encoding ATP-binding cassette domain-containing protein: MTTMAVVADSLVKTYGEVKALDGFHLEIHEGTVLGLLGPNGAGKTTCVRVLTTLLRPDAGRAQVMGIDVLREPGRVRERIGVSGQYAAVDEYLTGFENLDMVGRLYHLGRKPSAARARELLEQFRLEEAANRPVKTYSGGMRRRLDLAGALVARPQVLFLDEPTTGLDPRGRTEMWGTLADLVAGGTTVLLTTQYLEEADRLADSIVVVDRGRVIAEGTADRLKSQVGGEVIEMVIAEPGRVREAAEVLGEVCRGRVSLDDHARKLSAPVDGGRPAAAVLIDALRRFDEAGVAVMDVGVRRPTLDDVFLKLTGHATADSASPASPEKEVVR, encoded by the coding sequence ATGACGACGATGGCGGTGGTGGCAGACAGCCTCGTGAAGACATACGGGGAGGTCAAAGCCCTCGACGGTTTCCACTTGGAGATCCACGAGGGCACCGTGCTGGGCCTGCTCGGGCCCAACGGGGCGGGCAAGACGACATGCGTCCGGGTGCTGACGACCCTGCTCCGCCCCGACGCCGGTCGGGCGCAGGTCATGGGCATCGACGTGCTGCGGGAGCCGGGACGGGTCCGGGAACGCATCGGGGTCTCCGGTCAGTATGCGGCGGTGGACGAATACCTCACCGGCTTCGAAAATCTCGACATGGTGGGACGTCTCTACCACCTGGGCCGGAAGCCGTCCGCGGCACGAGCCCGCGAGCTGCTTGAGCAGTTCCGGCTGGAGGAGGCCGCGAACCGGCCGGTCAAGACCTACTCCGGCGGCATGCGGCGGCGCCTGGACCTGGCCGGAGCGCTGGTGGCCCGGCCCCAGGTGCTGTTCCTGGACGAGCCCACCACCGGGCTCGATCCACGCGGCCGCACGGAGATGTGGGGCACCCTGGCCGACCTGGTGGCCGGCGGTACCACCGTGCTGCTGACGACGCAATATCTCGAGGAGGCCGATCGGCTGGCCGACTCCATCGTGGTGGTCGACCGCGGCCGGGTGATCGCCGAAGGCACCGCCGACCGGCTGAAGTCGCAGGTCGGAGGCGAGGTGATCGAGATGGTCATCGCCGAGCCGGGCCGGGTGCGCGAGGCCGCGGAGGTCCTCGGCGAGGTCTGCCGGGGCCGGGTCAGCCTCGACGACCACGCCCGCAAGCTGTCCGCTCCGGTCGACGGCGGCAGGCCGGCCGCGGCGGTGCTGATCGACGCGCTGCGCCGCTTCGACGAGGCCGGCGTGGCGGTCATGGACGTCGGCGTACGCCGCCCCACGCTCGACGACGTCTTCCTCAAGCTGACCGGCCACGCGACGGCCGACTCTGCGAGTCCCGCCTCCCCGGAGAAGGAGGTCGTGCGATGA
- a CDS encoding sensor histidine kinase, with the protein MTTTLVSAEHQAPVRRAFRQAGLDTQFILLGFPLGLVALVAGVTGFAVGVGTAVIWVGVPILAGTLMLARGLATVERARIAPVIGLRLPHPYYKPAPAGASRARRFLTPLSDGQAWLDLLHAILRFIPSTIAFCFAVTWWAGALGGLSYPLWEWSLPRGPENSDLPELLGLGDATSTRIAFHLAIGFFFFGTLYPVLRGAALLEGLFARALLSGVNELREQVAEAVAARDTAQAQKAAAVSAEATALRRLERDIHDGPQQRLVRLAMDLGRAEQQFATDPDAARATVAEALAQTRETLDELRALSRGIAPPILVDRGLQAALTALAGRCTVPVDLDAPPIERLEPAVETTAYFVVAEALTNVAKHSHAAEVQVSVRREATGLTIMVADDGVGGASLAKGHGLAGLADRVQAAGGVMDVRSPEGAGTTLTVALPLPL; encoded by the coding sequence ATGACCACCACCCTCGTCTCGGCGGAACACCAGGCCCCGGTCCGGCGTGCGTTCCGGCAGGCCGGCCTCGACACCCAGTTCATCCTGCTCGGCTTCCCCCTGGGCCTGGTCGCCCTGGTGGCCGGTGTGACCGGCTTCGCCGTCGGCGTCGGCACGGCCGTCATCTGGGTCGGCGTGCCGATCCTGGCCGGCACGCTGATGCTGGCCCGCGGCCTCGCCACCGTCGAGCGGGCCAGGATCGCCCCGGTGATCGGGCTGCGGCTGCCGCACCCGTACTACAAGCCGGCGCCTGCGGGAGCGAGCCGCGCCCGGCGGTTCCTGACGCCGCTCAGCGACGGCCAGGCCTGGCTCGACCTGCTGCACGCCATCCTGCGCTTCATCCCGAGCACCATCGCCTTCTGCTTCGCGGTGACCTGGTGGGCCGGCGCGCTCGGCGGCCTCTCCTACCCGCTATGGGAGTGGTCGCTGCCGCGCGGCCCGGAAAACTCCGATCTGCCCGAGCTGCTGGGGCTGGGCGATGCCACCTCCACCCGGATCGCCTTCCACCTGGCGATCGGCTTCTTCTTCTTCGGCACGCTGTACCCGGTGCTGCGCGGCGCGGCCCTGCTCGAAGGGCTGTTCGCCCGGGCCCTGCTCAGCGGCGTCAACGAGCTGCGCGAGCAGGTGGCCGAGGCCGTGGCCGCCCGTGACACCGCCCAGGCACAGAAGGCCGCCGCCGTCTCGGCCGAGGCCACCGCGCTGCGCCGGCTCGAACGCGACATCCACGACGGGCCGCAGCAGCGCCTGGTCCGGCTGGCGATGGACCTCGGGCGGGCCGAGCAGCAGTTCGCCACCGATCCCGACGCCGCGCGCGCCACGGTCGCCGAGGCCCTGGCGCAGACCCGGGAGACACTGGACGAGCTCCGGGCGCTGTCCCGCGGCATCGCCCCGCCGATCCTGGTCGACCGGGGACTGCAGGCCGCGCTGACCGCGCTCGCCGGGCGCTGCACGGTCCCGGTCGACCTGGACGCACCGCCGATCGAGCGGCTCGAGCCGGCGGTGGAGACGACGGCGTACTTCGTGGTGGCCGAGGCGCTCACCAACGTCGCCAAGCACAGCCACGCGGCAGAGGTGCAGGTGAGCGTGCGGCGGGAGGCGACCGGGCTGACGATCATGGTTGCCGACGACGGGGTGGGCGGTGCGAGCCTCGCCAAGGGCCACGGCCTGGCCGGTCTCGCGGACCGGGTCCAGGCGGCCGGCGGGGTGATGGACGTACGCAGTCCCGAGGGAGCGGGCACCACCCTCACGGTCGCGCTGCCGCTGCCGCTGTAG
- a CDS encoding serine hydrolase domain-containing protein, which produces MRDWTDLQMRVHRRAQALVGSGREIGLQVAAYLDGQLIVNVVAGVADESTGAPVTPETTFFSPATGKGLASTAVHVLAEQGRLDYDLRVADVWPEYARHGKQDTTLRHVLLHAAGVPALPSYSTAEDFLDWNLMCRTIASSTPLWQPGARHGVHEWTYGWLLGEVVRRIVGRPLAWVVAEHIARPLNADRELFLGVPPDQLNRVARLKDRNWTAALDLFSANLENFDKVAPPAVRPDAALGNRRDILRAEIPAVATVSARGMARMYSALMDKVDGVRLISPDRLKLISTVHTEGPDWTIGGDLPKTLGYVAKGSGRIGWGGNGGGLAGFYPELGLAVAATKNYLGVSDQDPMEDCATMIHDAVAGDG; this is translated from the coding sequence GTGAGGGACTGGACCGACCTGCAGATGCGGGTGCACCGCCGGGCCCAGGCGCTCGTGGGGTCGGGCCGGGAGATCGGCCTCCAGGTCGCCGCCTACCTGGACGGGCAGTTGATCGTGAACGTCGTCGCCGGCGTGGCCGACGAGTCGACCGGCGCCCCGGTCACCCCGGAGACCACCTTCTTCAGCCCCGCGACCGGCAAGGGCCTGGCCAGCACCGCCGTCCACGTCCTCGCCGAGCAGGGCCGGCTCGACTACGACCTGCGCGTGGCGGACGTGTGGCCCGAGTACGCCCGCCACGGCAAGCAGGACACGACGTTGCGGCACGTCCTGTTGCACGCGGCCGGGGTGCCGGCGCTGCCGTCGTACTCCACGGCCGAGGACTTCCTGGACTGGAACCTGATGTGCCGGACGATCGCGAGCTCCACGCCGCTGTGGCAGCCCGGTGCCCGGCACGGCGTCCACGAGTGGACGTACGGCTGGCTGCTCGGCGAGGTGGTCCGCCGCATCGTGGGCCGGCCGCTCGCCTGGGTGGTCGCCGAACACATCGCCCGGCCGCTGAACGCGGACCGTGAGCTGTTCCTGGGCGTACCCCCGGACCAGCTCAACCGGGTGGCTCGGCTGAAGGACCGCAACTGGACGGCCGCGCTGGACCTGTTCAGCGCGAACCTCGAGAACTTCGACAAGGTCGCGCCGCCCGCGGTACGCCCCGACGCGGCGCTCGGCAACCGCCGCGACATCCTGCGCGCGGAGATCCCGGCGGTGGCGACGGTGAGCGCCCGGGGCATGGCCCGCATGTATTCCGCGCTCATGGACAAGGTCGACGGCGTACGCCTGATCTCACCGGACCGGCTCAAGCTGATCAGCACGGTGCACACCGAGGGCCCCGACTGGACGATCGGCGGCGATCTGCCCAAGACGCTCGGCTACGTGGCCAAGGGCTCCGGACGCATCGGCTGGGGCGGCAACGGCGGCGGCCTGGCCGGCTTCTACCCGGAGCTCGGCCTGGCGGTGGCGGCGACGAAGAACTATCTGGGGGTCAGCGACCAGGATCCCATGGAGGATTGCGCGACGATGATCCACGACGCGGTCGCGGGCGACGGCTGA
- a CDS encoding DHA2 family efflux MFS transporter permease subunit, with translation MKPGEVRYRSAAGRWVLVATVLGSSLAFIDGTVVNIALPAIARDLDTDAAGLQWTVNGYALSLAALILLGGSLGDRYGRRRIFAIGVTWFAAASLLCGLAPTTELLVGARILQGIGGALLTPGALAILEASFVPDDRSRAIGAWSGLGGIGGALGPFLGGWLVDVADWRLIFLINVPIAALVLVVTARHVPESRNPSAARELDVAGVLTGAVGLGGLTYGFTAWPAEGPGSPAVWVSLAIGMLGTAWFVLAEHRSRHPMLPLELFRSKAFTGANLVTFLVYGALGGVFFLVVLNLQVVSGFSPLAAGLALLPITVLMLLLSARAGWLGGKIGPRIPMTVGPLICAAALIWMSRIGAGASYPVDVLPPVIVFGLGLSLLVAPLTATALGALDDAHAGIASGVNNAVARAAGLLAVAVLPLAAGIGTGHLTDPAALAPTYRTAMLIGAALMVGGSVLAVTLVPGRLPAPGSRPG, from the coding sequence ATGAAGCCCGGCGAGGTGCGCTACCGCAGCGCCGCCGGGCGCTGGGTGCTGGTGGCGACCGTGCTCGGCTCCAGCCTCGCGTTCATCGACGGCACCGTGGTCAACATCGCGCTCCCCGCGATCGCCCGGGACCTCGACACGGACGCGGCGGGTCTGCAGTGGACCGTCAACGGCTACGCCCTCAGCCTCGCCGCCCTGATCCTGCTCGGCGGTTCCCTCGGCGACCGGTACGGCCGCAGGCGCATCTTCGCGATCGGCGTGACCTGGTTCGCGGCGGCGTCCCTGCTCTGCGGCCTGGCACCCACGACCGAACTGCTCGTCGGCGCCCGCATCCTCCAGGGCATCGGCGGCGCGCTGCTGACCCCCGGCGCCCTGGCCATCCTCGAGGCGTCCTTCGTGCCCGACGACCGCTCCCGGGCCATCGGCGCCTGGTCCGGCCTCGGCGGCATCGGCGGCGCACTGGGTCCTTTCCTCGGCGGCTGGCTCGTCGACGTCGCCGACTGGCGGCTCATCTTCCTGATCAACGTACCGATCGCGGCGCTCGTGCTCGTGGTGACCGCCCGCCACGTCCCCGAGTCCCGCAACCCGTCGGCCGCGCGCGAGCTGGACGTGGCCGGGGTGCTCACCGGAGCGGTGGGGCTCGGCGGGCTCACGTACGGCTTCACCGCCTGGCCGGCGGAGGGCCCGGGCAGCCCGGCCGTCTGGGTGTCACTGGCGATCGGCATGCTCGGCACGGCCTGGTTCGTCCTCGCCGAACACCGTTCCCGGCACCCGATGCTGCCCCTGGAACTCTTCAGGTCCAAGGCCTTCACGGGCGCCAACCTCGTGACCTTCCTCGTCTACGGCGCCCTCGGCGGTGTCTTCTTCCTCGTGGTCCTGAACCTCCAGGTGGTGTCCGGCTTCAGCCCGCTCGCCGCCGGTCTTGCACTGCTCCCGATCACCGTGCTCATGCTGCTGCTCTCGGCCCGCGCCGGCTGGCTCGGCGGCAAGATCGGCCCGCGCATCCCGATGACCGTGGGCCCGCTGATCTGCGCGGCGGCCCTGATCTGGATGTCCCGCATCGGCGCCGGGGCGTCGTACCCGGTGGACGTGCTCCCACCGGTGATCGTCTTCGGCCTCGGCCTGTCCCTGCTGGTGGCACCGCTGACGGCAACCGCACTGGGCGCGCTCGACGACGCGCACGCGGGCATCGCCAGCGGGGTCAACAACGCCGTGGCCCGGGCGGCGGGCCTGCTCGCCGTCGCGGTCCTGCCACTGGCCGCCGGCATCGGCACCGGCCACCTGACGGACCCGGCGGCGCTGGCACCGACCTACCGGACCGCAATGCTGATCGGCGCCGCGCTGATGGTCGGCGGCAGCGTGCTTGCGGTGACCCTGGTGCCCGGCCGGCTGCCGGCACCAGGGTCCCGTCCGGGCTAG
- a CDS encoding response regulator, whose translation MRVVIADDAVLLREGLVRLVEENECTVVAAVGDGPSLVDAIVEHRPDVSIVDVRMPPTHTDEGLRAAVEARKKVPGSPILVLSQYVEVEYADDLLADRLGGVGYLLKDRVSEVADFLDGLRRVAAGATVLDPEVVGQLLVRRRRDDPLRNLTPREREVLGLMAEGRSNTAIARTIVVTEGAVEKHVRNIFTKLDLPPDEEQHRRVLAVLAYLQS comes from the coding sequence ATGCGGGTGGTGATCGCCGACGATGCCGTGCTTCTGCGCGAGGGCCTGGTCAGGTTGGTCGAGGAGAACGAGTGCACCGTCGTCGCGGCCGTCGGCGACGGTCCCTCGCTGGTCGACGCGATCGTCGAGCACAGGCCGGATGTGTCCATCGTGGACGTGCGGATGCCGCCCACGCACACCGACGAGGGTCTGCGGGCGGCCGTGGAGGCCCGCAAGAAGGTGCCGGGCAGTCCGATCCTGGTGCTGTCGCAATACGTCGAGGTGGAGTACGCCGACGACCTGCTCGCCGATCGGCTGGGTGGGGTGGGCTATCTGCTCAAGGACCGGGTCTCCGAGGTCGCGGACTTCCTGGACGGCCTGCGGCGGGTGGCCGCCGGCGCAACGGTCCTCGACCCGGAGGTCGTCGGCCAGCTCCTGGTCCGGCGCCGCCGCGACGACCCGTTGCGCAACCTCACCCCGCGCGAGCGTGAGGTTCTCGGCCTGATGGCGGAGGGCCGCTCCAACACCGCGATCGCGCGCACGATCGTGGTCACCGAGGGCGCGGTGGAGAAGCACGTCCGCAACATCTTCACCAAGCTCGACCTGCCACCGGACGAGGAACAGCACCGCCGCGTCCTGGCGGTACTCGCCTACCTGCAGAGCTGA
- a CDS encoding ABC transporter permease gives MNAVVSAFADGAVITRRNLLKIKRVPDVLVFSTLSPIMFVLLFAYVFGSAIEVPGVNYREFLMAGIFVQTVVFGATWTGASLAEDLQKGIIDRFRTLPMSGSAVLLGRTAADVGINLVTFVVMALSGLVVGWRIRSSVPEAILAVLLLLTFAYAISWIMAVVGLSVRTPEVVNNASFIVIFPMTFIANTFVPTDNLPSVVKFIAEWNPVSSVTQAARELFGNTNPVVPVPDTWALRNPVLYSLIWIAAVLVVFMPLAIHQYRRAASR, from the coding sequence ATGAACGCCGTGGTCTCCGCGTTCGCGGACGGGGCGGTCATCACCCGCCGCAACCTGCTGAAGATCAAGCGCGTCCCGGACGTCCTGGTCTTCTCGACCCTGTCCCCGATCATGTTCGTCCTGTTGTTCGCGTACGTGTTCGGCAGCGCAATCGAGGTGCCGGGGGTCAACTACCGCGAGTTCCTCATGGCGGGCATCTTCGTCCAGACCGTCGTCTTCGGCGCCACCTGGACGGGTGCGAGCCTGGCCGAGGATCTGCAGAAGGGCATCATCGACCGCTTCCGCACGCTGCCCATGTCGGGTTCGGCCGTGCTGCTGGGCCGGACGGCCGCGGACGTCGGCATCAACCTCGTCACGTTCGTGGTCATGGCCCTGTCCGGCCTGGTCGTCGGCTGGCGCATCCGGTCGTCGGTGCCCGAGGCGATCCTCGCGGTGCTCCTGCTGCTGACCTTCGCCTACGCGATCTCCTGGATCATGGCGGTCGTCGGCCTCTCGGTCCGCACCCCGGAGGTGGTCAACAACGCCAGCTTCATCGTGATTTTCCCGATGACCTTCATCGCCAACACCTTCGTGCCCACCGACAACCTGCCCTCGGTGGTCAAGTTCATCGCCGAATGGAACCCGGTCTCCTCCGTGACCCAGGCCGCCCGCGAGCTCTTCGGCAACACCAACCCCGTCGTCCCGGTCCCCGACACCTGGGCCTTGCGGAACCCGGTCCTCTACAGCCTGATCTGGATCGCCGCCGTCCTCGTCGTCTTCATG